Proteins from one Setaria italica strain Yugu1 chromosome V, Setaria_italica_v2.0, whole genome shotgun sequence genomic window:
- the LOC101756501 gene encoding uncharacterized protein LOC101756501: MESSSHKRAREAAADLSAGEGGALPEADAKRLRPEDLLDMLDDDTDAATAGDLASVMRSLEEEIASFDEAGATAAAAPPAHHQQQPELGFLLEASDDELGLPPAGASSSSEDAGGAAGEEPDVAAGLDGQIWGFEDEIDGGFGGYSPEAAAAAAAAAAWDDDGFDAGLFAFGDDACGPSDLAALRHETMPAV; this comes from the coding sequence ATGGAGAGCTCTTCTCATAagcgggcgcgggaggcggcggcggacctctccgccggcgagggcggcgcgctGCCGGAGGCCGACGCCAAGAGGCTGCGGCCCGAGGACCTGCTCGACATGCTCGACGATGACACCGACGCGGCAACCGCCGGCGACCTGGCGTCCGTCATGCGAAGCCTCGAGGAGGAGATAGCCAGCTTCGACGAGGCcggagccaccgccgccgctgcgccgccggcgcaccaccagcagcagccggagcTCGGGTTCCTGCTCGAGGCCTCGGACGACGAGCTCGGGCTCCCGCCGGCGGGGGCCTCCTCTTCGtcggaggacgccggcggcgcggccggggaggagccgGACGTGGCCGCCGGGCTCGACGGCCAGATCTGGGGGTTCGAGGACGAGATAGACGGAGGCTTCGGCGGCTACTCgccggaggcggccgccgcggccgccgcggcggcggcgtgggacgACGACGGCTTCGACGCCGGCCTATTCGCGTTCGGCGACGACGCTTGCGGGCCCTCGGATCTCGCGGCCCTGCGCCACGAGACCATGCCGGCCGTCTGA